In Equus quagga isolate Etosha38 unplaced genomic scaffold, UCLA_HA_Equagga_1.0 155513_RagTag, whole genome shotgun sequence, a single window of DNA contains:
- the LOC124233166 gene encoding alpha-defensin 1-like: MRTLTLLAALLLLALQVQTQSLEETADQVPAQDQPGAEAQDMTISFAGDERSAREASKRLIVCTCRRPWSCRLGERHSGTCRDRQGLIYRLCCRR; the protein is encoded by the exons ATGAGGACCCTCACCCTTCTTGCTGCCCTTCTCCTCTTGGCCCTCCAGGTCCAGACTCAGAGTCTTGAAGAGACAGCCGACCAGGTTCCTGCCCAGGACCAGCCTGGGGCCGAGGCCCAGGACATGACCATCTCCTTTGCAGGAGATGAACGCTCCGCTCGAGAGGCTTCAAAAA GACTAATCGTCTGCACGTGCAGACGCCCCTGGAGCTGTCGTTTGGGTGAACGCCACTCTGGGACCTGTAGAGACAGGCAAGGCCTCATTTACAGGCTCTGCTGTCGTCGCTGA